One part of the Vitis riparia cultivar Riparia Gloire de Montpellier isolate 1030 chromosome 6, EGFV_Vit.rip_1.0, whole genome shotgun sequence genome encodes these proteins:
- the LOC117916769 gene encoding non-structural maintenance of chromosomes element 4 homolog A-like isoform X1 has product MKRIPKSEVKPGKGNQSLHSEDTESTRHSQQGTADRRVLRSRYLAVKNLISDKRDDISRAGSDKFKSIISEVENLHQFVQKPREQVADAEALLDIANTLVTSVKSQTNAGVTPSDLVTCFLSKYGQHGGGFTTENPRIHWKKIGIVVSPIFRKGQGCCTMLGPMNTELKQRKVAVHQKRSREPTESTRPEELNNYEEEHRSDTDKNMATMFEILRRKKQVKLESLMLNRKSFARTVENLFALSFLVKDGRAEVVVDENGSHLVSPKNAPAASSVVAREVVYSHFVFRFDFKDWKLMMDLVPAGEELMPHRDQSKGLNASQAGLAPNDYQDTLHTTPIKKFSRNRGLVIQEQPIVKEDPDTGDAAGQRCKRKLHQVIS; this is encoded by the exons ATGAAAAGAATTCCGAAAAGCGAAGTGAAGCCAGGAAAGGGGAATCAAAGTCTCCACTCAGAGGACACGGAGTCGACCCGTCACAGTCAACAAGGCACGGCGGATCGGAGAGTTCTTCGGTCTCGATATCTAGCTGTGAAGAATCTGATCAGtg ATAAAAGAGATGATATATCGAGAGCAGGTTCCGATAAATTTAAGTCTATTATTAGCGAAGTGGAGAACTTGCATCAGTTTg TTCAGAAGCCAAGAGAGCAAGTTGCAGATGCAGAGGCTCTATTGGACATTGCTAACACCTTGGTGACCTCTGTCAAGTCACAGACCAATGCTGGTGTTACACCATCCGACTTAGTAACATGTTTCCTCAGCAAATATGGGCAACATGGAGGAGGATTCACCACAGAAAATCCTCGAATCCACTGGAAAAAAATTGGGATTGTTGTTTCACCCATTTTCAGAAAAGGGCAAGGGTGCTGCACCAT GCTTGGACCTATGAACACTGAGTTGAAGCAAAGGAAAGTTGCTGTTCATCAAAAGCGTTCGAGGGAGCCTACTGAAAGCACTCGACCTGAAGAG CTTAATAATTATGAGGAAGAACACAGATCGGATACTGACAAGAATATGGCAACCATGTTTGAGATTCTGAGGAGGAAGAAGCAAGTCAAGCTTGAAAGCCTCATGTTGAACAGGAAGTCCTTTGCGCGGACAGTGGAGAACTTGTTTGCTCTGTCTTTCTTAGTCAAAGATGGACGAGCTGAAGTAGTTGTTGATGAGAATGGCTCACATTTAGTCT CACCTAAGAATGCTCCCGCTGCTAGTTCTGTGGTTGCCAGAGAGGTGGTTTACTCACATTTTGTATTCAGATTTGACTTCAAAGACTGGAAG TTGATGATGGACTTGGTGCCAGCTGGGGAAGAGCTAATGCCACACAGGGATCAATCAAAAGGCCTGAATGCATCTCAGGCAGGCTTGGCACCTAATGATTACCAAGATACACTTCACACAACACCAATCAAGAAATTTTCCAGGAATCGTGGCCTTGTCATACAGGAACAACCAATCGTAAAAGAGGACCCTGATACAGGAGATGCTGCAGGTCAGAGATGTAAACGAAAGCTTCACCAAGTTATATCATAA
- the LOC117916769 gene encoding non-structural maintenance of chromosomes element 4 homolog A-like isoform X2, whose amino-acid sequence MQLTVQKPREQVADAEALLDIANTLVTSVKSQTNAGVTPSDLVTCFLSKYGQHGGGFTTENPRIHWKKIGIVVSPIFRKGQGCCTMLGPMNTELKQRKVAVHQKRSREPTESTRPEELNNYEEEHRSDTDKNMATMFEILRRKKQVKLESLMLNRKSFARTVENLFALSFLVKDGRAEVVVDENGSHLVSPKNAPAASSVVAREVVYSHFVFRFDFKDWKLMMDLVPAGEELMPHRDQSKGLNASQAGLAPNDYQDTLHTTPIKKFSRNRGLVIQEQPIVKEDPDTGDAAGQRCKRKLHQVIS is encoded by the exons ATGCAGTTAACAG TTCAGAAGCCAAGAGAGCAAGTTGCAGATGCAGAGGCTCTATTGGACATTGCTAACACCTTGGTGACCTCTGTCAAGTCACAGACCAATGCTGGTGTTACACCATCCGACTTAGTAACATGTTTCCTCAGCAAATATGGGCAACATGGAGGAGGATTCACCACAGAAAATCCTCGAATCCACTGGAAAAAAATTGGGATTGTTGTTTCACCCATTTTCAGAAAAGGGCAAGGGTGCTGCACCAT GCTTGGACCTATGAACACTGAGTTGAAGCAAAGGAAAGTTGCTGTTCATCAAAAGCGTTCGAGGGAGCCTACTGAAAGCACTCGACCTGAAGAG CTTAATAATTATGAGGAAGAACACAGATCGGATACTGACAAGAATATGGCAACCATGTTTGAGATTCTGAGGAGGAAGAAGCAAGTCAAGCTTGAAAGCCTCATGTTGAACAGGAAGTCCTTTGCGCGGACAGTGGAGAACTTGTTTGCTCTGTCTTTCTTAGTCAAAGATGGACGAGCTGAAGTAGTTGTTGATGAGAATGGCTCACATTTAGTCT CACCTAAGAATGCTCCCGCTGCTAGTTCTGTGGTTGCCAGAGAGGTGGTTTACTCACATTTTGTATTCAGATTTGACTTCAAAGACTGGAAG TTGATGATGGACTTGGTGCCAGCTGGGGAAGAGCTAATGCCACACAGGGATCAATCAAAAGGCCTGAATGCATCTCAGGCAGGCTTGGCACCTAATGATTACCAAGATACACTTCACACAACACCAATCAAGAAATTTTCCAGGAATCGTGGCCTTGTCATACAGGAACAACCAATCGTAAAAGAGGACCCTGATACAGGAGATGCTGCAGGTCAGAGATGTAAACGAAAGCTTCACCAAGTTATATCATAA
- the LOC117916768 gene encoding enoyl-[acyl-carrier-protein] reductase [NADH], chloroplastic-like, whose protein sequence is MAATAVSGLQMATARPHISSSHRIFKAGAAVLGANSKGRSWAELASACHISYFHHFQRSFSSSPIRFDKVVTRAMSEASEKKPTSGLPIDLKGKRAFIAGVADDNGYGWAIAKSLAAAGAEILVGTWVPALNIFETSLRRGKFDESRVLPDGSLMEITKIYPLDAVYDTLEDVPEDVKANKRYAGSSNWTVQEVAESVKQDFGSIDILVHSLANGPEVTKPLLETSRKGYLAAISASSYSYVSLLKCFIPIMNPGGSSISLTYIASERIIPGYGGGMSSAKAALESDTRVLAFEAGRKHKIRVNTISAGPLRSRAAKAIGFIDTMIEYSLANAPLQKELSADEVGNTAAFLASPLASAITGAVIYVDNGLNAMGVGVDSPMFADLNIPKDKH, encoded by the exons ATGGCAGCAACTGCAGTTTCTGGCCTGCAAATGGCAACAGCAAGGCCCCATATTTCTTCCTCTCATAGAATTTTCAAGGCAGGGGCTGCTGTGCTTGGCGCCAATTCTAAAGGGAGATCTTGGGCTGAGCTTGCTAGTGCTTGTCATATATCATATTTCCACCACTTCCAGCGTAGTTTTTCATCATCTCCTATAAGATTTGATAAGGTTGTTACAAGGGCCATGTCTGAAGCTAGTGAAAAAAAGCCTACTTCAGGGTTGCCAATTGACTTGAAGG GTAAGAGAGCCTTTATAGCTGGTGTTGCTGATGACAATGGATATGGTTGGGCAATAGCCAAATCTCTTGCAGCTGCAGGTGCTGAAATTCTTGTTGGCACATGGGTTCCT GCATTGAACATTTTTGAAACCAGCCTACGGCGTGGGAAGTTTGATGAATCACGCGT GTTGCCAGATGGTTCTTTGATGGAGATCACCAAAATATATCCTTTGGATGCAGTTTATGACACCCTTGAGGATGTACCTGAAGAT GTAAAAGCAAATAAGCGTTATGCTGGATCCTCTAATTGGACTGTTCAG GAAGTGGCCGAATCCGTGAAACAGGATTTTGGCAGCATCGATATCCTTGTGCACTCACTTGCCAATGGGCCGGAG GTGACCAAGCCTCTGTTGGAGACATCCAGAAAAGGCTATCTTGCGGCAATATCTGCATCAAGTTACTCCTACGTTTCTTTACTCAAGTGTTTCATTCCTATAATGAACCCAG GTGGATCTTCAATTTCTCTAACATACATTGCTTCTGAGAGGATCATTCCAGG ATATGGGGGAGGCATGAGCTCAGCCAAAGCCGCTCTAGAAAGTGATACACGA GTGCTCGCTTTTGAAGCAGGAAGGAAACACAAAATCAGAGTCAATACGATATCTGCTG GCCCACTACGAAGCCGTGCTGCAAAAGCAATTGGATTTATTGATACAATGATCGAGTATTCGCTGGCTAATGCACCTCTGCAGAAAGAACTAAGTGCAG ATGAGGTGGGGAACACTGCTGCCTTCCTGGCATCACCTCTGGCATCTGCCATCACTGGTGCTGTCATATACGTCGATAACGGTCTGAATGCAATGGGTGTTGGAGTAGATAGCCCAATGTTCGCAGACCTCAACATTCCAAAGGACAAGCACTAG